Below is a window of Micromonospora chersina DNA.
GAGGTCCGGAGGGCAGCGGAAGTAGTCGGGGCGGACCCCGTACCGCTCCGCGAGCAGGAGCTGGGCCAGCAGCACCCCGGTACGCGAGGTGGAGCCGAGCGCCACGCGGGCGCCGTCCAGCTCGGTGAGGGGCCGGGTGGACACCACGTTGACCGAGAGCACCGGGCCGTCGCTGCCGACCGCCAGGTCCGGAAGGAGCAGCAGCTCGTCGGCGTGGCGCAGGTACTCCACCTGGGAGATGGGGCCGATGTCCAGGTCGCCGGCGACCAGCGCGGCGTTCAGCCGGTCCGGCGAGTCCTTGTGCAGGTCGACGTCGATCAGCGCGCCCGACCGCATCAGCCCCCAGTAGATCGGCAGGCAGTTGAGGAACTGGATGTGCCCCACCCGGGGGCGGGCGATTCGGTCGGCCATGACCCGACCGTATCCCCGGCCGGTCGGGCTGGCTCAGCGGGAGGGGGTCGGAGTGGCCAACTCCGCACGCCGCTCCCGCCCGGTCCCGACGGTGGGCCGGGCGGCGCGCTCGGCGCGTACCGCGCGGCGGACCGGCCAGGCCGCCGCCACGACCACCAGCACACCGGCCACCCCGCAGGCGGCGACCAGCGGCCGGGGCGTGGCCACCTCCAGCAGCAGGCCGCCGATCAGGTAGCCGCCCATCCCGGCGCCCTGCACGGCCGCCCCGAAGATCGCGAAGGCGCGGCCCCGGGCCGCCTCGGGCACCCGGCGGGCCAGCAGCAGGTTGTTGAAGACGTTGTCGCCGCCGTTGCCCACCCCGCCGGCCAGCCAGATCGGCACGAGCAGCCAGGCCGCCGGCACCGCCGCCGACGCCAGCACCGCCAGACAGCAGCCGCCGAGCAGGACCAGCCCGGCCCTGAGCAGCGCGCCGTCGTCGGTGAGCCGGCGGGCGAGCCGGGCGAAGAGCCAGCCGCCGACCACGATGCCGAGCGTCCAGGCGCCGGTGACCAGGCCGTAGACCGTGGTGGAGCTGTGCAGTGTCTCCCGGATGAAGAAGACCTCGATGACGTTGATGGCGCCGACCGCGGCGACCACCGCGGCGAGGCTGCCCACCATCACGAGCAGCAGCGGGTCGCCACGGAACCGCCAGGCGGGCGGCGGGGTCGCCGCCCCGGCGGCCGGCGCCGTCGGCCGCCGGCCACCCCGACGGGTACGGATGAGCAGGCCGGCCGCCACCAGAGCGAGGTAGCTGACGGCGT
It encodes the following:
- a CDS encoding MFS transporter — protein: MSFTSGPSRWADVWLATAARGVSSCGDFLAASALTLALQSAGAGGLAVSGLLLAATLPLVALAPLTGRLADRVDSRVLLVAAGLGQAAICLALAYAGHPALVIALVALLAAGLAVTQPVLAALVPAMVRAEDLPRAGALNQTAGTLGALAGPALAGLLVGQFGTRVPLLVDAVSYLALVAAGLLIRTRRGGRRPTAPAAGAATPPPAWRFRGDPLLLVMVGSLAAVVAAVGAINVIEVFFIRETLHSSTTVYGLVTGAWTLGIVVGGWLFARLARRLTDDGALLRAGLVLLGGCCLAVLASAAVPAAWLLVPIWLAGGVGNGGDNVFNNLLLARRVPEAARGRAFAIFGAAVQGAGMGGYLIGGLLLEVATPRPLVAACGVAGVLVVVAAAWPVRRAVRAERAARPTVGTGRERRAELATPTPSR